One stretch of Apis cerana isolate GH-2021 linkage group LG8, AcerK_1.0, whole genome shotgun sequence DNA includes these proteins:
- the LOC107995314 gene encoding nudC domain-containing protein 1 translates to MTKIVELCPNKNLINLKFEKYQFCSDEISIDTEICLKTDVYRLELTTNRDSFLETRLFAFHNHLFKNPYDTSSWYIDENGIVWRFKKDGNLEQIYEINNLNKNVQNRLYNPSIGFTDNNIIVISDGGDCLKLLITNAQENIKSFTLNNAEPGVILDIRYIDTTNTIMIAMCDIRSTGEKKFSRLLLLTYAWKNAGNIDQFFELINKETLKVNGAIEYVYIENSGKYLHSICQDYITFDSPKIKKSTDNEKDTKKTEKLKIPRYYWSQDEDSITVWLKIDNQYRDKIKVNVTSLELSVMVNNNVLIEGQCQYRLDEDLTTWKYEQDTFKLELYKHENGLMWNELIKGDTGGECLPNETLATEIHSKLAHLCTNQIDNKQGQPCLGFNAEQLEECDLEGKDNLLLRVDLVEQTNTHLAMLGTSNHVLYTYKTKNGQAICLRHNNDGFLWITDQVNDNKWNIKHYYTFPGFGYVEASKSNKKFCVSPTDGSYVAILEHTRYIFLYKRPELNVQIGKQWIIDLDSETYPIMGAVATNKYLIILTKNKLYRLNICF, encoded by the exons atgacaaaaattgttgaattatgtcctaataaaaatttgataaatttaaaatttgaaaaataccaGTTTTGTAGCGATGAAATTTCGATAGATActgaaatatgtttaaaaacag acgTATATAGGTTAGAATTAACAACAAATCGAGATTCCTTCTTAGAAACTCGATTATTCGCAtttcataatcatttattcaaaaatccaTATGATACATCATCCTGGTATATAGATGAAAATGGAATTGTATGGCGATTTAAAAAGGATGGTAATTTAgaacaaatatatgaaattaataatttaaataaaaatgtgcaAAATCGTTTGTATAATCCATCAATTGGATTtactgataataatattattgtaatttctgATGGTGGagattgtttgaaattattaataacaaatgcccaagaaaatattaaatctttcacATTAAATAATGCGGAACCTGGtgtaatattagatataagatatatagataCCACAAATACTATTATGATTGCTATGTGTGATATTAGAAGTAcaggtgaaaaaaaattttcaaggcTCTTATTATTGACATATGCTTGGAAAAATGCAGGAAATATAGATCAATTCTTTGAgcttattaataaagaaactttaaaaGTAAATGGTGCtattgaatatgtatatatagaaaactCTGGTAAATACTTACATTCCATTTGTCaagattatataacatttgattccccaaagataaaaaaatctactgataatgaaaaagatacaaagaaaactgagaaattaaaaattccaagatATTATTGGTCTCAAGATGAGGATTCAATAACGGTCTGGCTTAAAATAGACAATCAATatcgagataaaattaaagtaaatgtaACATCACTAGAACTATCAGTAatggtaaataataatgtactaATAGAAGGACAATGTCAATACAGATTAGATGAAGATTTAACAACATGGAAATATGAACAAGATACATTTAaacttgaattatataaacatgaaAATGGTTTAATGtggaatgaattaattaaaggtGATACTGGTGGAGAATGTTTACCTAATGAAACTTTGGCTACTGAAATTCATTccaa GTTAGCACATTTGTGTAcaaatcaaattgataataaacaaGGACAACCTTGTCTAGGATTTAATGCTGAACAACTTGAGGAATGTGATCTTGAAGGAAAAGATAATCTCCTATTGAGAGTTGATCTTGTTGAACAAACAAATACTCATTTAGCTATGCTTGGAACAAGCAATCAtgtattgtatacatataaaacaaaaaatggaCAAGCAATTTGTCTAAGACATAATAATGATGGTTTCTTATGGATTACTGACCaagtaaatgataataaatggaatatcaaacattattatactttCCCTGGTTTTGGTTATGTTGAAGCaagtaaaagtaataaaaaattttgtgtttCTCCTActg atggtTCATATGTAGCTATTCTTGAGCAcacaagatatatatttctttataaaaggCCTGAATTAAATGTTCAAATTGGAAAACAATGGATTATAGATTTAGATAGTGAAACCTATCCTATTATGGGAGCAGTCgccacaaataaatatttaattattcttactaaaaacaaattatatcgattaaatatttgtttttaa
- the LOC107995360 gene encoding cap-specific mRNA (nucleoside-2'-O-)-methyltransferase 1, with the protein MRSNSDESDYENESFINTDHDESIEEKRTDSSFFSDYSTHEKHKKKTNHFIYTTLSDETSDLNESDCNEDYYSSNEHNNTSINVCINDSSDCDDKIRTKKNEDAYHYNKKQKIHEDSGDEGSSQNINNISINDPSSNDEEDIRIEKNIYEDSYHYSKRQKIHKIKNKNENDISDKNNFNINEELNKQESKNLNTDKVKRMMKKMGYKEGYGLGKNKQGRLEPVEASKQHGRRGLGHNIPGLEASSLKWDPAEEEIKCKEDMEWIKNPNKNLPTKEEMHFWLQIGSKKMTIDDETHFCHEDIVRNIINSKTVFDNLDDVEFRRARTRSNPYETIRGAFFLNRAAVKMANIDRACNFMFTDRKHLGKNELLYFADVCAGPGGFSEYVLWRTKWHAKGFGFTLKNENDFKLADFYAGSPETFHPYYGPKDNGDVFDSENQRTFRELIMKYTHNKGVHFMMSDGGFSVEGKENLQEILSKQLYLCQCLVALMIVREKGHFVTKLFDIFTPFSAGLIYLMYRCFDEICIFKPNSSRPANSERYLICKSKRPGTEVVMQYLNKINHLLLDSDENNDVIQLVSFDELEKEKHFLQYLRTSNEYLGKKQIIGLCKIAAFCEDNTLVETKQADMRKECLAYWKLPDESRTIPKHMKPKDKLNILVKDSTFLSNFATTLKVDNINNLLNSPYDWFCMPCSTKLQPDDERKNATFYMSMGRSNVYRYLKYGWVEVSDINIELPSNTLVYAEVVHEMKREFRHQQKVLALHIIDAFILGGEDVSQKYLRERHELTKKFCEALWKPEGSNYARVRAKELFPVNSDICEKLQIKERRMKNNCPALVYELPETSLHYDQNCDDKLYFIPNSIIFLRSTVNPWNRYVSKTHRTTYVFNYKTNENLFDKNRPRSAEANFIESFKNRVIWYWPSDKSLTMNIFAKFIKDKCNITLQNGLNY; encoded by the exons atgaGGAGTA atTCAGATGAAAGTGATTATGAGaatgaaagttttattaatacagATCATGATGAaagtattgaagaaaaaaggacagattcatcattttttagtGATTATTCTACTcatgaaaaacataaaaaaaagacaaatcattttatttatactactTTATCAGATGAAACTTCAGATTTAAATGAAAGTGATTGCAACGAAGATTATTATTCATCTAATGAACATAACAATACAAGTATAAATGTTTGTATAAATGATTCCTCAGATTGtgatgataaaataagaacaaaaaaaaatgaagatgcttatcattataataagaaacaaaagatACATGAGGATTCAGGTGATGAAGGTAGTAGtcaaaacattaataatatttctataaatgatCCATCAAGTAATGATGAAGAAGATATtagaatagagaaaaatatatatgaagacTCTTATCATTATAGTAAGCgacaaaaaattcataaaataaaaaataagaatgaaaatgatattagtgataaaaataatttcaatataaatgaagaattaaataaacaggAATCCAAAAATCTTAATACTGACAAAGTTAAAcgtatgatgaaaaaaatgggATATAAAGAAGGATATGGTCTTGGAAAAAATAAGCAAGGTCGTTTAGAACCAGTTGAAGCTTCTAAACAACATGGACGTAGAGGTCTTGGTCATAATATTCCTGGGCTTGAAGCTTCAAGTCTTAAATGGGATCCtgcagaagaagaaataaaatgtaaagaaGATATGGAATGGataaaaaatccaaataaaaatttacctacaaaagaagaaatgcATTTTTGGTTACAAATAGGATCTAAGAAAATGACTATAGATGATGAAACTCATTTTTGTCATGAGGATAtagttagaaatataattaattcgaaaacagtatttgataatttagatGATGTTGAATTTCGTCGCGCAAGAACACGTTCTAATCCTTACGAAACAATTCGCGGtgcatttttcttaaatcgaGCCGCTGTTAAAATGGCTAATATAGATAGAGCatgtaattttatgtttactgATCGAAAACATTTGGGAAAAAAtgagttattatattttgcagaTGTATGCGCTGGACCAGGTGGTTTCAGTGAATATGTTCTTTGGAGAACAAAATGGCATGCTAAAGGATTTGgttttacattgaaaaatgagaatgattttaaattagctGACTTTTATGCTGGTTCTCCTGAAACATTTCATCCATATTATGGACCAAAAGATAATGGTGATGTCTTTGATTCTGAAAATCAAAGAACATTTAGAGaacttataatgaaatatactcATAATAAAGGAGTACATTTTATGATGTCTGATGGTGGTTTTTCTGTTgagggaaaagaaaacttacaagaaattctttcaaaacAATTGTATCTTTGTCAATGTTTAGTGGCATTAATGATAGTAAGAGAGAAGGGTCattttgttacaaaattatttgacaTATTTACACCCTTTAGTGCTggtttaatctatttaatgtATCGATGTTTTGacgaaatttgtatttttaaaccaAACTCTTCTAGACCAGCAAATTCAGAacgttatttaatatgtaaaagtaAACGACCTGGAACAGAAGTTGTTATgcaatatcttaataaaattaatcatttgctATTAGATagtgatgaaaataatgatgttATACAATTAGTGTCATTTGacgaattagaaaaagaaaaacactttttgcaatatttacgCACTTCTAATGAGTATTTaggaaagaaacaaataataggtCTGTGCAAAATTGCTGCATTTTGTGAAGATAATACTCTTGTTGAAACAAAACAAGCTGATATGCGTAAAGAATGTTTAGCATATTGGAAACTTCCTGATGAAAGTAGAACAATTCCAAAACATATGAAaccaaaagataaattaaatattcttgttaAAGATTCTacatttctttctaatttcgcAACTACATTAAAAgtagataatattaacaatttattaaattcaccaTATGATTGGTTTTGCATGCCATGTAGTACTAAATTACAACCtgatgatgaaagaaaaaatgctaCATTTTATATGAGTATGGGAAGAAGTAACgtttatcgttatttaaaatatggttGGGTAGAAGTTagtgatattaatatagaattaccATCAAATACACTTGTATATGCAGAAGTTGTACatgaaatgaaaagagaatttaGACATCAGCAAAAAGTACTTGCATTACATATCATAGATGCATTCATCTTAGGAGGAGAAGATGTTagccaaaaatatttaagagaaag gcatgaacttacaaaaaaattttgtgaagCTTTGTGGAAACCAGAGGGAAGTAATTATGCTCGAGTACGAGCTAAAGAATTATTCCCGGTAAATTCGgatatatgtgaaaaattgcaaataaaagagcgtagaatgaaaaataattgtcctGCTTTGGTATACGAACTTCCAGAAACATCTTTGCATTATGATCAAAATTgtgatgataaattatattttataccaaatagtataatatttttaagaagtaCTGTTAATCCATGGAATCGATATGTCAGCAAAACACATCGTACGacttatgtttttaattataaaactaatgagaatttatttgataaaaatagacCGCGTTCGGCAGAAGCGAATTTCATagaatctttcaaaaatcGCGTTATTTGGTATTGGCCTAGTGATAAGTCACTTACCATGAATATATTTGcgaaatttatcaaagataAGTGTAATATAACTTTACAAAAtggtttaaattattag
- the LOC107995323 gene encoding uncharacterized protein LOC107995323: MYNNSYSNHTSYRPRGSRDSTNRNGGGTYWNRQQQTNKEKSIKKQVQRRTPGDSLKKPSWDLSKLPVITKNLYIPHINILKRSSDEVNKYHIGKEITVKGNNTPSPIQAFEESNFPDYVMEEIRKQGFAEPTAIQAQGWPIALSGRDLVGIAQTGSGKTLAYILPATVHINHQPRLSRGDGPIVLILAPTRELAQQIQSVARDFGSSSCIRNTCIFGGSPKGPQARDLERGVEICIATPGRLIDFLEKGTTNLRRCTYLVLDEADRMLDMGFEPQIRKIIEQIRPDRQVLMWSATWPKEVQALAEDFLSDYIQINIGSLTLAANHNIRQIVEICQEHEKEMKLSNLLREIGKDRGSKMIIFVETKKKVDDITKAIKREGWPAISIHGDKSQPERDYVLSEFRNGKTMILVATDVAARGLDVEDVKYVINFDYPNSSEDYIHRIGRTGRCQSAGTAYAYFTPNNARQAKELISVLEEAGQAINPQLADLANSIKPAYGKGRQRWSHSRSNKDNSSTGSPRNNSSPISNNWQNQHVQTTQHSNGSSQERTVVRQQNGYQASRQNSFQSNYQPQQHQQQPQQQQHQHQHQQHQQQQQQQQQQHQRQPNTYTNGCQTTNSYSASYQNANIPRYHGRTGGFQGNRYHNRQSAYNTNQTPGGQSVYSMPPPFMMPSAGGHTADSSMQSLVNNKFFQTNRPPPNTGACAYQSMGYSQFQAVPPYSYPYPPTPVQQ, translated from the exons ATGTATAACAATAGTTATTCCAATCATACCag TTACAGACCCAGGGGAAGTAGAGATTCTACCAATCGTAATGGAGGGGGAACATATTGGAATAGACAACAACAGACAAACAAAGAGAAGTCAATTAAGAAGCAAGTCCAAAGAAGAACTCCTGGAGATTCACTGAAAAAACCAAGCTGGGATCTCTCTAAGTTACCAGTGatcacaaaaaatttatatattccacatatcaatattttaaaacgatccAGTGatgaagttaataaatatcatattggtAAAGAAATCACTGTGAAAGGAAACAATACTCCTTCTCCAATTCAAGCATTTGAAGAAAGTAACTTCCCAGATTATGTAATGGAAGAGATAAGAAAGCAGGGTTTCGCTGAACCAACAGCAATCCAAGCACAGGGCTGGCCAATAGCACTCAGTGGTCGTGATTTGGTTGGAATTGCTCAAACAGGATCTGGAAAAACTTTAgct tataTATTACCAGCAACCGTACACATTAATCATCAACCACGTTTGAGCCGAGGAGATGGTCCCATCGTTTTGATACTCGCTCCAACAAGAGAATTAGCTCAACAAATTCAATCTGTTGCTAGAGATTTTGGTTCTTCCTCCTGTATTCGTAATACTTGCATTTTTGGTGGTTCCCCAAAAGGGCCTCAAGCTCGTGATTTAGAACGCGGTGTTGAAATATGTATTGCAACTCCTGGTAGATTAATCGATTTTCTCGAGAAAGGAACTACGAATTTACGCAGATGTACATACCTAGTCTTAGATGAGGCAGACAGAATGTTAGATATGGGATTCGAACCGCAAATCCGAAAAATCATAGAGCAAATTAGACCTGATAGGCAGGTATTGATGTGGTCTGCAACATGGCCGAAAGAAGTACAAGCTTTGGCTGAAGATTTTCTCTcagattatattcaaattaacatCGGTTCTTTGACATTGGCCGCTAATCACAATATCCGTCAAATCGTAGAGATTTGTCAAGAgcatgaaaaagaaatgaaacttTCAAATCTTTTGAGAGAGATTGGCAAAGATCGAGGAAGCAAGATGATAATTTTcgttgaaacgaaaaagaaagtgGACGATATTACCAAAGCTATTAAACGAGAAGGTTGGCCTGCTATTTCTATTCACGGTGACAAATCACAGCCTGAGAGAGATTACGTATTATCTGAgtttagaaatggaaaaacaaTGATTCTTGTTGCTACTGATGTTGCTGCTCGTGGCTTGGATGTAGAAGATgtgaaatatgtaattaacttCGATTATCCGAACAGTTCTGAGGATTATATTCATAGAATAGGAAGAACTGGGCGTTGCCAAAGTGCGGGTACTGCTTATGCTTATTTTACGCCTAATAATGCTAGACAagcaaaagaattaatttctgtTTTGGAAGAAGCTGGTCAAGCAATAAATCCACAACTGGCCGATTTAGCAAATTCGATAAAACCTGCATACGGAAAGGGCCGCCAGCGTTGGAGTCATTCTCGTTCTAACAAAGATAATAGTTCCACTGGGAGTCCAAGAAATAATAGTAGCCcgatttcgaataattggCAAAATCAACACGTTCAGACTACTCAGCACAGTAATGGTAGCAGTCAAGAAAGAACTGTGGTACGCCAGCAAAATGGATATCAAGCCAGTCGACAGAATAGTTTCCAATCTAATTATCAGCCGCAACAACATCAACAACAACCGCAACAGCAGCAACACCAACACCAACATCAACAACatcaacagcagcagcagcaacagcaacaacaacatcaGCGGCAACCGAATACTTATACCAATGGCTGTCAAACAACCAATAGCTATTCAGCTAGTTatcaaaatgcaaatattcCTAGATATCATGGAAGAACAGGAGGTTTCCAAGGAAATCGTTATCACAATCGTCAGAGTGCTTACAACACCAATCAGACACCTGGAGGACAAAGCGTATACTCTATGCCGCCTCCATTCATGATGCCATCTGCTGGCGGACACACAGCTGATTCCTCTATGCAAAGTCTCGTTAACAACAAGTTTTTCCAGACGAATCGTCCACCACCAAATACTGGCGCTTGCGCGTATCAATCGATGGGATATAGTCAGTTTCAAGCTGTGCCACCATATAGTTATCCTTATCCGCCTACACCAGTGCAGCAGTGA